A section of the Campylobacter lanienae NCTC 13004 genome encodes:
- the dksA gene encoding RNA polymerase-binding protein DksA: MKQSDLDYFKELLLARKEQIQKNINDAANEIDGLRQSGATDEFDFASISADEELEHSISIKQQQELNEIDQSLKKIDSGVYGICDMCEDDIDIERLKVKPHARYCITCREIAEKTIIK; the protein is encoded by the coding sequence ATGAAACAAAGCGATTTGGACTATTTCAAAGAGTTGCTTTTAGCTAGAAAAGAGCAAATTCAAAAAAACATCAACGACGCAGCTAATGAAATAGATGGTCTTAGACAAAGTGGCGCTACAGATGAGTTTGATTTTGCTAGTATCAGTGCCGATGAAGAGTTGGAACACTCAATATCGATCAAGCAACAACAAGAGCTAAATGAGATCGATCAATCTCTTAAAAAAATTGACTCTGGAGTTTATGGAATTTGTGATATGTGCGAAGATGATATCGATATTGAACGCCTAAAAGTCAAGCCACACGCAAGGTATTGTATCACATGTCGTGAAATTGCTGAAAAAACAATTATAAAATAG
- a CDS encoding 23S rRNA (pseudouridine(1915)-N(3))-methyltransferase RlmH: MQILIHCLQKLSDDIALKDYIKMSSKWADIKEINKFNSQIAKAQKEGEFASHKAYEEAYKPCINGYCIGLDERGVMLDSFEFAKLLKDKPQISFFIGGAYGLGDNLRAKMDKLVSLSRLTLAHKIAKLVLYEQIFRALCINANHPYHK; encoded by the coding sequence GTGCAAATTTTGATCCATTGCCTTCAAAAACTTAGCGATGATATAGCCTTAAAAGATTATATAAAAATGAGTAGCAAATGGGCTGATATAAAAGAGATTAACAAATTTAATTCTCAAATCGCCAAAGCCCAAAAAGAAGGCGAATTCGCCTCTCATAAAGCCTATGAAGAAGCCTATAAACCTTGTATAAATGGCTATTGTATCGGACTTGATGAACGTGGAGTTATGCTTGATAGCTTTGAGTTTGCTAAACTTTTAAAAGATAAACCCCAAATTTCATTTTTTATCGGCGGGGCTTATGGTTTGGGTGATAATTTAAGAGCAAAAATGGATAAGCTAGTAAGCCTCTCTAGACTAACATTAGCTCATAAAATAGCCAAGCTTGTCTTATATGAGCAAATTTTTCGTGCTCTGTGTATAAACGCAAATCACCCTTATCATAAATAA
- the accD gene encoding acetyl-CoA carboxylase, carboxyltransferase subunit beta gives MLGDFFSKIRKKQSHPSEAPSHWVKCNSCSSLMYFKEVEACHNVCPKCGYHMRLSAQQRIELITDIGSFVEFDANLKPVDPLNFVDKKSYKKRIEEGQSKNGKTSSAISGEATIDGQQIQLVVFDFAFMGGSLSSVEGEKITRAVRRAIEKRNPLIIVSASGGARMQESTFSLMQMSKTSAALKLLSDNRLPYISVLTDPTMGGVSASFAWLGDLIIAEPKALIGFAGQRVIEQTIKASLPEGFQRAEFLLEHGLIDAIVPRDQHKKYLSDMVRFFMKNDSFYNPINEAI, from the coding sequence ATGCTAGGTGATTTTTTTTCAAAAATACGCAAAAAACAATCTCACCCAAGTGAGGCACCAAGCCATTGGGTAAAGTGTAATAGCTGTAGTTCTTTGATGTATTTTAAAGAAGTTGAGGCTTGCCATAATGTCTGCCCAAAATGCGGATATCATATGAGACTAAGCGCCCAGCAAAGAATAGAATTGATAACCGATATTGGAAGTTTTGTTGAATTTGATGCGAATTTAAAGCCTGTTGATCCTTTGAATTTCGTAGATAAAAAATCATATAAAAAAAGAATCGAAGAAGGCCAAAGCAAAAATGGCAAAACAAGCTCGGCAATATCAGGAGAAGCCACGATAGATGGTCAGCAAATTCAATTAGTGGTTTTTGATTTTGCTTTTATGGGCGGAAGCCTTAGCTCAGTTGAGGGCGAGAAGATCACTAGAGCCGTTCGCAGAGCCATAGAAAAGCGAAATCCACTTATTATAGTAAGCGCAAGTGGCGGAGCTAGAATGCAAGAGAGCACATTTAGCCTTATGCAAATGAGCAAAACAAGCGCAGCTTTAAAGTTATTAAGCGATAATAGATTGCCTTATATTTCTGTTCTTACAGATCCTACGATGGGTGGTGTTTCGGCCTCTTTTGCTTGGCTTGGAGATCTCATAATAGCCGAGCCAAAAGCATTAATTGGCTTTGCTGGTCAAAGAGTAATTGAACAAACCATAAAAGCAAGCTTGCCTGAGGGTTTTCAAAGAGCTGAATTTCTGCTAGAACACGGCCTTATAGATGCTATAGTGCCTAGAGATCAGCATAAAAAATATCTTAGCGATATGGTAAGATTTTTTATGAAAAATGATAGCTTTTATAATCCTATAAATGAGGCTATTTAG
- a CDS encoding peroxiredoxin, which produces MIVTNKAPQLSGTAVLGNGQIEENFDLYKNIGPKGAVVFFYPKDFTFVCPSEIIAFDHRYKEFKERGIEVIGVSTDNEYCHFAWRETDVKQGGIGRVQFPLVADLKKEWAKGFDVLFDEAVALRGSFLLDKDGTVRHAVINDLPLGRNIDEMVRMVDTMLFTNEHGEVCPAGWNKGDKGMKPTTEGVASYLSTDGDKL; this is translated from the coding sequence ATGATAGTTACTAATAAAGCACCACAACTAAGTGGTACAGCAGTTCTAGGCAATGGTCAAATTGAAGAAAATTTTGATCTATATAAAAATATCGGCCCAAAAGGTGCGGTAGTGTTTTTCTATCCAAAAGATTTTACTTTTGTTTGTCCAAGTGAGATTATAGCATTTGATCATAGATATAAAGAATTCAAAGAAAGAGGCATTGAAGTAATTGGTGTTAGCACAGATAATGAATATTGCCACTTTGCTTGGAGAGAAACTGATGTTAAACAAGGCGGTATCGGTAGAGTTCAATTCCCACTAGTAGCTGACCTTAAAAAAGAGTGGGCAAAAGGATTTGATGTATTATTTGATGAAGCAGTTGCTCTAAGAGGTAGCTTCTTATTAGACAAAGATGGCACAGTTCGCCACGCTGTTATCAATGACCTTCCACTTGGTAGAAATATCGATGAAATGGTAAGAATGGTAGATACAATGCTATTTACAAATGAACATGGTGAAGTTTGCCCAGCTGGTTGGAATAAAGGTGATAAAGGTATGAAACCTACAACTGAAGGCGTAGCTAGCTATCTTTCAACTGATGGTGATAAACTATAA
- the serC gene encoding 3-phosphoserine/phosphohydroxythreonine transaminase, which produces MSRVLNFSAGPSAIPLAVLERAKAEFTDYHGFGYSIMEVSHRGKVFEELHNNAIAKLKSFYNIGDDYAVLFLQGGATLQFAQIPMNIYTGGVAEYVNTGVWTQKAIKEAKIQNINYKVIASSEDTKFDHIPNFNFSDDADYGYICSNNTIYGTQYATLPSPKCPLVVDSSSDLLSRDIDFKAHNIGLFYGGAQKNAGPAGITIVIIKKDLANRVKESVPTPLRYTTQIEANSLSNTPPTFGIYMFDLVLDWIKDQGGLSAINAINRQKADMLYELIDNSGFYTTFAKPDSRSLMNVSFATPNAELDMKFVKLAEENGMIGLKGHRILGGLRASIYNAVTTQSVQTLCEFMKEFQRTHG; this is translated from the coding sequence ATGAGTAGAGTTTTAAATTTTAGCGCTGGTCCAAGCGCAATTCCATTGGCTGTTTTAGAGCGCGCTAAGGCTGAATTTACCGATTATCACGGCTTTGGTTATAGCATTATGGAGGTAAGCCATAGGGGGAAAGTTTTTGAAGAATTACACAATAACGCCATTGCTAAGCTAAAAAGTTTTTATAATATCGGTGATGATTATGCGGTGCTATTTTTACAAGGTGGTGCGACTTTGCAATTTGCTCAAATTCCGATGAATATCTACACTGGTGGAGTGGCCGAATATGTAAATACCGGTGTTTGGACGCAAAAAGCAATCAAAGAAGCCAAAATCCAAAATATCAATTACAAGGTAATAGCAAGTAGCGAAGATACTAAATTTGATCACATTCCAAATTTTAATTTTAGTGATGATGCTGATTATGGCTATATCTGCTCTAATAATACAATTTATGGCACACAATACGCCACACTTCCAAGCCCAAAATGTCCTTTGGTAGTAGATAGTAGCTCTGACCTTTTAAGCCGTGATATTGATTTTAAAGCACACAATATCGGATTATTCTATGGTGGAGCACAAAAAAATGCCGGCCCGGCTGGAATTACAATAGTAATTATCAAAAAAGATTTAGCAAATAGAGTCAAAGAGAGTGTCCCAACCCCACTTCGCTATACTACACAGATCGAGGCAAACTCACTATCAAATACTCCGCCTACATTTGGAATTTATATGTTTGATCTAGTCTTAGACTGGATAAAAGACCAAGGCGGATTAAGCGCTATAAATGCAATAAATAGACAAAAAGCCGATATGCTTTATGAGTTGATTGATAATTCTGGATTTTATACAACATTTGCTAAGCCAGACTCAAGAAGTTTAATGAATGTAAGCTTCGCTACACCTAATGCGGAATTGGATATGAAATTTGTCAAATTAGCAGAAGAAAATGGCATGATAGGGCTAAAAGGCCATAGAATTTTAGGTGGTTTAAGAGCTTCAATATATAACGCAGTAACCACCCAAAGTGTCCAAACTCTATGCGAATTTATGAAAGAATTCCAAAGAACACACGGATAA
- the xseA gene encoding exodeoxyribonuclease VII large subunit translates to MTVSDLNESAKALLESHFNSIEVEGEISRLTKHNSGHWYFTLKDEKSAISVAIYKFANQNIKFDIKDGMKVTLIGKLSIYSPNGSYQFIANRIMPIGVGELELAFNQLKERLAAAGLFDKEHKKPLPKYPNRVGIITSASSAAFADMCRVINDRYILPKFYLFNSLVQGNNAPANLIKMVKIADNMDLDVIVIARGGGSKEDLWCFNNEALAYAIYEAKTPIISAVGHEIDYSISDFVADHRSLTPTAAMVDLLPDSNELYQRLDIIQNNLESILISKFSRYENLLNLAKTEIKSKAIEQKIALATLNLDSFKSNLDNFLHKKLDLARSKIEKFELVLKRQEHFYKITKNMVQIIKDSQIVLLSELKSGDEITINSQDTSKQAIIK, encoded by the coding sequence ATGACCGTAAGCGATCTAAATGAATCTGCTAAGGCTCTATTAGAGTCTCACTTCAACTCCATTGAGGTTGAAGGCGAGATTAGTCGCCTTACTAAGCACAATAGCGGACATTGGTACTTTACCCTAAAAGATGAAAAATCAGCCATTAGCGTCGCTATATATAAATTCGCTAATCAAAATATCAAATTTGATATCAAAGATGGTATGAAAGTTACCCTAATTGGCAAACTCTCAATCTATAGCCCAAATGGTAGCTATCAGTTTATCGCTAATCGCATAATGCCTATTGGCGTAGGAGAATTGGAGCTTGCTTTTAATCAACTTAAAGAGCGTTTAGCTGCTGCTGGGTTATTTGATAAAGAGCATAAAAAGCCACTACCAAAATACCCTAATAGAGTTGGCATTATCACAAGTGCGAGCTCAGCAGCATTTGCTGATATGTGTAGAGTGATTAATGATAGATATATTTTACCTAAATTTTATCTATTTAATTCCTTAGTTCAAGGAAATAACGCACCAGCAAATTTAATCAAAATGGTTAAAATCGCTGATAATATGGATCTTGATGTGATAGTCATAGCTAGGGGTGGAGGATCTAAAGAGGATCTTTGGTGCTTTAATAATGAAGCCTTAGCTTATGCTATTTATGAGGCTAAAACACCGATTATTTCAGCTGTTGGGCATGAGATTGATTATAGTATTAGTGATTTTGTAGCAGATCACAGATCGCTTACACCTACAGCTGCTATGGTGGATCTCCTCCCTGATAGCAATGAGCTTTATCAAAGACTTGATATCATCCAAAATAACCTAGAATCCATCTTAATATCCAAATTTAGTAGATATGAAAATCTACTTAATCTAGCAAAAACAGAGATAAAATCCAAAGCAATAGAGCAAAAAATAGCCCTAGCTACTCTTAATTTAGATAGTTTTAAGTCGAATTTGGATAACTTTTTACACAAAAAGCTAGATCTCGCTAGGTCCAAAATTGAGAAATTTGAGCTAGTTTTAAAAAGACAAGAGCACTTTTATAAGATCACAAAAAATATGGTTCAAATTATAAAAGATTCTCAAATAGTCTTGCTATCTGAGCTAAAGAGTGGCGATGAAATCACTATTAATTCGCAAGATACATCTAAACAAGCAATCATAAAATAA
- the ubiE gene encoding bifunctional demethylmenaquinone methyltransferase/2-methoxy-6-polyprenyl-1,4-benzoquinol methylase UbiE: MQNQEKIIDMFNEIAPTYDKANKILSFGIDASWRSTACDLVLENFNSSLHITDVACGTGDMVLAWINSAKKANLTIKKITAIDPSVEMLKVAKAKIKGCEFIESMADNLKLESNTQDILSISYGIRNVVARKQALREFNRVLKIGGYLVVLEFTKRQKDGLIAKIRDFYLQKILPTIGGIISKNKEAYEYLPKSIDGFLDSNEFCAEIKNSGFEIVMVKGFSMDISTMFIAKKVKNI; the protein is encoded by the coding sequence GTGCAAAATCAAGAGAAAATCATAGATATGTTTAACGAAATCGCCCCAACATACGATAAAGCAAATAAAATTCTAAGCTTTGGTATAGACGCCTCTTGGCGAAGCACTGCTTGTGATTTGGTACTTGAGAATTTCAACTCATCTTTACATATCACTGATGTAGCTTGCGGGACTGGCGATATGGTGCTTGCTTGGATAAATAGCGCTAAAAAAGCAAATCTAACTATCAAAAAAATCACCGCCATAGACCCAAGCGTAGAGATGCTAAAAGTAGCTAAAGCAAAGATTAAAGGGTGCGAATTTATAGAGTCTATGGCTGATAATTTAAAGCTAGAATCAAATACTCAAGATATTCTTAGCATCAGTTATGGTATCAGAAATGTCGTAGCTAGAAAACAAGCTTTGCGTGAGTTTAATCGTGTCTTAAAAATTGGCGGATATTTGGTAGTTTTGGAATTTACCAAAAGGCAAAAAGATGGCCTAATAGCAAAAATTCGAGATTTTTATCTCCAAAAAATCCTACCTACAATTGGCGGAATAATCAGCAAAAACAAAGAAGCCTATGAGTATCTACCAAAGAGTATAGATGGGTTTTTGGACTCAAATGAATTTTGTGCTGAAATTAAAAATAGCGGCTTTGAGATTGTGATGGTAAAGGGCTTTAGCATGGATATTAGCACAATGTTTATTGCTAAAAAGGTGAAAAATATATGA
- a CDS encoding Fur family transcriptional regulator, which yields MDCMELLKQAKLKATPQRLCVLKILSNHTHPTIDELYEQIKTEYPSISLATVYKNLNTLINENLVIEVNSPNQKAKYDIYEHPHIHLVCNNCGNIQDINASDAQMTAYQTHLEQKIGNLIDRLNIVANISSCSKCC from the coding sequence ATGGATTGCATGGAACTTTTAAAACAAGCCAAACTCAAAGCCACTCCACAAAGACTTTGCGTTCTAAAAATACTAAGTAATCACACACACCCAACAATAGATGAGCTATATGAACAGATCAAAACTGAATATCCATCTATATCCCTTGCGACAGTATATAAAAACCTAAACACCCTTATAAATGAAAATTTAGTAATAGAAGTCAATAGCCCAAATCAAAAGGCAAAATACGATATATACGAACACCCACACATCCATCTTGTATGTAACAATTGCGGAAATATCCAAGATATCAATGCTAGTGACGCACAGATGACCGCATACCAAACGCATTTAGAACAAAAAATAGGAAATCTAATCGATAGATTAAATATCGTAGCCAATATCTCAAGTTGCTCAAAATGCTGCTAA
- the dxs gene encoding 1-deoxy-D-xylulose-5-phosphate synthase — translation MDIKSLKPSELDTLAANIRERILSVVSTNGGHLSSNLGVVELSIAMHYVFNPPKDPFIFDVSHQSYTHKLLSGRWDEFDSLRQFGGISGYTKPNESEYDYFIAGHSSTSISLAVGAAKAIKLKNEDRLPVALIGDGALSAGMAYEALNELGDLKYPCVIILNDNEMSISKPIGAMSKYLSQMMAGPFYQKFKSKINQLLELMPDSAAYMAKRLEEGIRLITPGMFFEELGLEYIGPVDGHNIKDLISALSVAKNMKKPVIIHAQTIKGKGYEIAEGPKEKWHGVSPFNPQNGLALKKPTQKSATQIFSDLLLELASKYDNIVGVTAAMPSGTGLGALIERFPNRFWDTAIAEQHAVTSMAAMAKEGFKPYIAIYSTFMQRAYDQVIHDCAILNLPVVLCMDRAGIVGEDGETHQGAFDISFLNAVPNFSLVAPRDEAMFRQIMEFSYKFNSPLAIRYPRGNFGLCDEFKPIKIELGKAQILSQNIGDIAFIGYGNGVAKACKVAKILDINPTIIDLIFIKPLDKELLLNLAKNHKKWYIFSDSVKRGGVGEILSGFLQENNINHINITSFEYEDKFIPHGATNLVEDSLNISAEKIANIINQSLKR, via the coding sequence ATGGATATAAAATCTTTAAAACCTAGCGAATTAGATACCCTAGCAGCCAATATTAGAGAGAGAATTTTAAGCGTAGTAAGCACAAATGGCGGGCATTTAAGCTCAAATTTAGGAGTCGTAGAGCTTAGTATTGCGATGCACTATGTCTTTAATCCGCCTAAAGATCCATTTATTTTTGATGTTAGCCATCAAAGTTACACCCACAAGCTATTAAGCGGTCGCTGGGATGAATTTGATAGTTTGCGTCAATTTGGTGGAATTAGCGGATATACCAAGCCTAATGAGAGCGAATATGACTACTTCATAGCTGGCCATAGCTCGACTTCTATTAGCCTTGCTGTTGGTGCCGCTAAGGCTATTAAGCTTAAAAACGAAGATAGATTACCCGTAGCTCTAATCGGCGATGGAGCATTAAGCGCTGGGATGGCGTATGAGGCTTTAAATGAGCTAGGCGATCTTAAATATCCATGTGTTATTATCTTAAATGATAATGAGATGAGTATCTCAAAACCGATTGGCGCTATGAGCAAATACCTATCACAGATGATGGCGGGGCCATTTTATCAAAAATTTAAAAGCAAAATTAATCAACTTTTAGAGCTTATGCCAGACTCAGCGGCTTATATGGCTAAAAGATTAGAAGAAGGCATTAGACTCATTACTCCTGGGATGTTTTTTGAAGAGCTTGGGCTTGAGTATATAGGTCCAGTAGATGGGCATAATATCAAGGATTTAATCTCAGCTCTTAGCGTAGCAAAAAATATGAAAAAACCAGTTATAATTCATGCCCAAACGATAAAAGGTAAAGGCTATGAGATCGCCGAAGGCCCAAAAGAGAAGTGGCATGGCGTAAGCCCATTTAATCCACAAAATGGCCTAGCTTTGAAAAAGCCAACCCAAAAGAGTGCTACTCAAATTTTTAGCGATCTGCTCTTAGAGCTTGCTAGCAAATATGATAATATCGTAGGAGTAACCGCAGCTATGCCTAGTGGCACAGGGCTTGGGGCGTTGATTGAGAGATTTCCAAATAGATTTTGGGATACAGCAATTGCCGAACAACACGCCGTTACATCCATGGCAGCGATGGCAAAAGAGGGATTTAAGCCCTATATCGCTATATACTCTACCTTTATGCAAAGGGCTTATGACCAAGTAATCCATGATTGTGCGATTTTGAATTTACCTGTTGTATTGTGTATGGATAGAGCAGGAATTGTCGGCGAAGATGGTGAGACTCATCAAGGAGCCTTTGATATTAGCTTTTTAAATGCTGTGCCAAATTTCAGCTTAGTTGCTCCAAGGGATGAGGCGATGTTTAGGCAGATTATGGAGTTTTCATACAAATTTAACTCACCTCTTGCTATTAGATATCCTAGGGGCAATTTTGGGCTTTGTGATGAGTTTAAACCTATTAAAATAGAGCTTGGCAAAGCTCAAATTCTATCGCAAAATATCGGCGATATCGCCTTTATCGGATATGGCAATGGCGTAGCTAAAGCCTGTAAAGTGGCTAAAATTTTAGATATTAATCCTACAATTATAGATCTGATTTTTATCAAACCACTTGATAAAGAGTTACTTTTAAATCTTGCTAAAAATCATAAAAAATGGTATATATTTAGTGATAGCGTTAAGCGTGGTGGAGTTGGTGAGATTTTATCTGGTTTTTTACAAGAAAATAACATTAATCATATTAATATCACTAGCTTTGAATATGAAGATAAATTTATCCCACACGGAGCTACAAATTTAGTAGAAGATAGCTTAAATATAAGCGCCGAAAAGATCGCCAATATCATAAATCAATCTCTTAAAAGATAA
- the fliH gene encoding flagellar assembly protein FliH: MILSSIIDKTKGEHTVEPYRFKVLALHSPEPKELPKEPKIVLPTDENQEPNNEAINSEPIQNIEEEKPNTVESTFIEELLKKTDELSGNIVKLQMQIENQESEFKIRLENETARAKEEGLRQGAENAKAQYENLLNENNKKYASSIEKLDDQAAKLEALLSSSQNEIAATAIEIAKEVVLKEIKDSSSQIALNIAKSLIEELNQATAIEVKVSPQDYEFLQSNLSQKSHIKITSDDAVLAGGVIVLSDIGNIDGSVMNRFNKIKKILSE; this comes from the coding sequence ATGATATTAAGCAGTATAATTGACAAAACAAAGGGCGAACACACAGTAGAGCCTTATAGATTTAAAGTCTTAGCACTCCACTCACCAGAGCCAAAAGAGCTACCAAAAGAGCCTAAAATAGTACTCCCAACAGATGAGAATCAAGAACCTAACAATGAAGCTATAAACTCAGAACCAATACAAAATATCGAAGAAGAAAAACCAAACACAGTAGAATCTACATTTATAGAAGAGCTTTTAAAAAAAACAGATGAGCTAAGTGGAAATATCGTAAAACTACAAATGCAAATAGAAAATCAAGAGAGTGAATTTAAAATTCGCTTAGAAAACGAAACCGCAAGAGCCAAAGAAGAGGGCCTAAGGCAAGGCGCTGAAAATGCCAAAGCTCAATATGAAAATCTATTAAATGAAAATAACAAAAAATACGCTAGCTCAATCGAAAAGCTCGATGACCAAGCAGCCAAGCTAGAAGCTCTATTAAGCTCAAGCCAAAATGAGATCGCTGCTACGGCAATTGAGATAGCAAAAGAAGTTGTATTAAAAGAGATTAAAGATAGCTCATCTCAAATCGCTCTAAATATCGCCAAAAGCCTAATAGAAGAGCTAAATCAAGCCACAGCTATAGAAGTTAAGGTTAGCCCGCAAGATTATGAGTTTTTACAATCAAATTTATCTCAAAAATCTCATATCAAAATCACTAGCGATGACGCAGTCTTGGCCGGCGGAGTGATAGTATTAAGCGATATTGGCAATATAGATGGTAGCGTGATGAATCGATTTAATAAAATTAAAAAGATATTAAGCGAATAA
- the fliG gene encoding flagellar motor switch protein FliG codes for MMKLTEEQKMIYDDLSMAEKIAILLIQLGEDITTLLFSHMDIDVITEISKYIATAKTIDKSVAAAVLEEFYAVSQSNQYLKSGGLEYAKEILFRTFGPEIAQKIMDKLQKSMETTKSFGYLGQVRPQQLADFIVKEHPQTIALIVAHMDATSAAETLVYFPDDIRSEVIIRMANLGDISPSVVKRVSTVLESKLESLTSYKVEVGGPRAVAEVLNRLGQKASKSTIDIIEKNDPSLATTIKELMFTFEDINSLDNSAIREILKVVDKKVLMVGLKGSGEELKQKFLSNMSQRASEAFVEEMQFLGAVRVKEVEEAQRKVVELVQKLAEDGVFQVGVSDEMIE; via the coding sequence TTGATGAAATTAACCGAAGAACAAAAGATGATTTATGATGATCTTAGTATGGCTGAAAAGATCGCTATTTTGCTTATTCAGCTAGGCGAAGATATCACGACTTTGCTTTTTTCTCATATGGATATTGATGTTATTACAGAGATATCCAAATACATCGCAACTGCTAAAACAATTGATAAAAGCGTTGCAGCCGCTGTTTTAGAAGAATTTTACGCCGTTAGCCAATCTAATCAATATCTCAAAAGTGGCGGTCTTGAGTATGCTAAGGAAATTCTATTTAGAACCTTTGGCCCAGAGATTGCTCAAAAGATCATGGATAAATTACAAAAATCTATGGAGACTACCAAATCATTTGGCTATCTTGGTCAAGTCCGCCCTCAACAACTAGCTGATTTCATCGTAAAAGAGCATCCACAAACCATTGCTTTGATAGTAGCTCACATGGACGCAACTAGCGCAGCTGAAACCTTAGTATATTTCCCAGATGATATCAGAAGCGAGGTTATAATCCGTATGGCAAACCTAGGCGATATCAGCCCATCAGTAGTTAAGCGTGTATCAACCGTGCTTGAGTCTAAATTAGAAAGTCTCACAAGCTATAAAGTCGAAGTCGGTGGCCCAAGAGCGGTTGCGGAAGTGCTAAACCGCCTTGGTCAAAAAGCAAGCAAATCTACAATTGATATAATAGAAAAAAACGACCCAAGCCTTGCTACAACAATCAAAGAGCTTATGTTTACATTTGAAGATATAAATTCACTTGATAATAGCGCTATTAGAGAGATCTTAAAAGTTGTAGATAAAAAAGTTTTGATGGTTGGTTTAAAAGGAAGTGGCGAAGAGTTAAAACAAAAATTCCTATCCAATATGAGCCAAAGAGCAAGCGAAGCATTTGTAGAAGAGATGCAATTTTTGGGTGCGGTGCGTGTAAAAGAGGTAGAAGAAGCACAAAGAAAAGTTGTAGAATTAGTCCAAAAACTAGCCGAAGATGGAGTATTCCAAGTAGGCGTAAGCGATGAGATGATAGAATGA